CTTCCCTGTTCATCAATTAGCTTGATGCTGATTGCTCATTATATCATTTTGATATCAAACTAGGTAAGGATCCTATGATCTCTTATGGTCTTCTTTCACCTTCTTGAATTTCTACTAGTTCAAATGCTATTGAATGCCATAAAATATCAAGGTAACTCTTGTTCCATTTACTTTGATTGTGTTACCTTTTTGATGGTACACTGCTGTGTATTTTTAACTCTATCTTCTTATAGTGTATGTATGAAatcttttgataatttttttaagaggGCAGTCATGTTTCGCAGATTCATATCAAGCATCTTTTGGAGTCATGACATTGTTGAATGTGTTAGAGTAAAAGTGTATTTTTTGTTTCCTGTGGATGTTATTATAGTGCATCATATTGATTCTTGTTATTTCATGTTCATATGATTCTATAATCTATCCAGTAGTGAGATTAAGGGTTATTTCGCAACATAACTTTTTTAGTTTGTTGCACTTGGTGTTTGCTTGGACATGTCTATTTAACAACTTGGAAGATAACAGAACtcatccttttatttttttttcctttataaAGTATACGATGGTAGAGGTACCCTTGAGGAAGGGGAAACTTCTGAAGCTAGATTCATCAAGATACAAGCCGCATATGAATTGCTTATGGATGATGATAAACGCAGACAGTATGATATGGATCACAGGGTCAATCCTATGAAGGTAAAGaagttaaaatgataaaaaaaaaaaatagaaatccTCTTTAGCTGCTTTACGTAAAATGcttattttttcactttttgtCTTATGGTAAGTCCCAATTTATAAGAATGCGTGTTTGTATTCATATTCCAGGCCTCACAAGCATGGATGGAGTGGCTTATTAAGAAGCGAAAAGCTTTTGATCAACGAGGTGATATGGCTATTGCTGCTTGGGCTGAGCAGCAGCAGCTTGAGATGAATCTTCGTGTTCGCCGTCTTACTCGTTCAAAGGTATCATTTATCATCATCTCAATATTGCTTTAACATAGTTTGTCAATTTTGTAGCAAAGAGAGAAATCTTGTGCATATCATGGAATTGTTTTCATGATAAGTGGGTTAGAGTACAAGTACTTTTTTCTGTGGAGAAAATCTAGTACGGCCATAAAAGTATACTTCTTCGAAAATCGAAATAGCATTTTTCAATATGAATTGTATCTTCTGATATTGTTTGAGTCTTTGACCACAACCTTTAGCTATTAAATATGCTATTAACAACTTCAGTAAAGCTTCTTTTCCAATTCCTAATTGGCCGACTATGTTGAATTAAAACTTCTCAAGCCCTATATATTGGTATTTCATTTCTGGAATGGGGACGCTTATGAAACTCTTAAACTCAATATTGAAAAcccatttttgttaaaaatatcaTATCTTCGTTTCCTTTTTGGCGTTTTCTGTTTGGTGAATGCATAGTTGGTTGATGAAAAGTGGAATATTGAACTTTTGTGATATAGCTTTTCAGTTTTTAGGTATCAAAATATTGTTTTGGGAATATAGGTTGACCCTGAAGAAGAGAGAAAACTCCTGGCAAAAGAGAGAAAAGCATCAATGGAGTACTTTAATAGTACACTTAAGCGACATACACTAGTCTTAAAGAAAAGAGACTTGATGAGAAAGAAAGCAGAGGAAGACAAGAAAAAGATTATTACTCAGCTTTTGGCTGCGGAGGGGCTCGAGCTGGATAATGATGACGAAGAAACTATGTAGAGAAACAGTTTAGCTCATTACTCTCTTGTACATCATACAACATTTCAGAATGAAATGCATATTCTATTTGTAGAATGGTAAAGTGTACATATGACTAATTGTTAAGGAATTAATGAGGATTGCCATTAAGAACCAGCAGACGACTTCTTTAGCCAGACTTCAAAAATTTGATGCACAGAGGCAAATGAAAAATCCTTACATAAACTTTGTCGTCACATAGATTTAGTGATATTTCACCATATTATTAATACAACGGTAATAACATAGTTAAGTTAACAAATAAATTCCACATATTGAATGATGCGTGCAAATGACAATGGAGGGcattgtctatttaaaaatttagagaaaGAATTAAGAGGAAATAAATAAACAGCCCTACATATAAAAATGAACTTAGTCCAACCATATAGGATCGTAGATTAAAATCACGGATCAACGGAAACTACCCGagttctaattaaattaactacaTACGTGTCAAATTATAAAGAGAAAGCTTATAATCATACATAATGAACTGAATATGATCAATGCATGTGAAACAAAGAACCAAAAAAAATCCGATTCAAGGTTTTCAATCAATAAAAGACAGACATCCATTAAAGTTATGGGAAACATTCAACAGTCTCTCCATACTGATAACGTAGCTAGTAAGCTAGATGGATTACGACTATATTTCCCTTTGTTCCATTCTGAAAGTTTGCTTACATGATACAAAATGGTTTATATGCTCTATAATTTAAGAAAGGTTTCTTAATTCACCATAAAAACAAGAGGCAAAAATGATTTATAACAACATCTGTTACAATTTTGCAAGTTTGAAGATAATTGCAATATATGTCACGTATATGATGCTGATAGTCTGTAATCACATGTGAGAGTCCTTGACGTAAGCTGAATGCTTTGCTATAAGTAGTTCAATCAGAGGCTTTTCCACGTCGGAACCAGGCTGAGTCTTGTCACGACGGACTGGAATATTTTGTTCAGCTGTGACGACTGTCACCTCCTCTTTCCGAGTCATTAGTTCATTTGCAACAACCATATGCATCTTGTACTTTCTAAGAGCCGTTTCTGCCTTCTCTAAAAGAATCTTTGAATCTGTCTCGAGCTGTTGCACCATGTAGGTTACAGAATTAAGAGAAATTGAAATCgaagttaaaaaaaaacaaaagaaaggggataaaaaaatcaaattgtctAGTGAAGAACCTTCCCATGCGGGAGGAGAGCGAAACACAACAGAGATATATCTTAATGAAATTCAATCTTTAATGGATATTTAACAAATTTCAGTTTGGTCGGTTTCGGTCAATTCCAGAACAAACTGGCCAATGCACAGCCCTAGGTGTATGCAGTTTTCTCTATAATTAAGGTAACATTTGTTGTCCACGTACTATGTTTCACAGAAATGGAAATGCTAAAAGAAAAAACGCTGAAATAATTTTCGTAAACAAAAGTAGACTATAAATATTATGTTTTGGAGCTTCATAAGAGTttctgaaaatgaaaacaaaatgcATAAACGTAAGACTCTGAAAAATTTCCGTACAATACAGCCCACATGGAGAAACTGTAATAAGCCCTTATCCTTCTATTAACACATGCTGGGAAAAACAAAAGGTCATATTCTCTAAGACCGTCGTGAATTATATGATCCTTAATTGAACTACAAAAAAGAATGAATGAAAAGattggaaatttaaattttgttcagTACCAGATTCCCCAcaaataaatactaattaatatgCCATTTATGTTCTAAACAGGAGGAAACACTTGTAATCTAAGTTATCTAACAAAACTTCTTTCAGCCAATTGTCAGCTAAAGGCTCTTAAAATTTCCAACACCACATACAAGGATAGGGTGATTCAACATCTAACCTTGAATGATATGCAGAAGGCTAAAGGAGCCCATTCTTTCCTCAACACTAAGAGCATTTTTGGCACTTGCACAAGTCGCATGTCCAATGGACCAGAGGCTGATTGAATTTTATGCTCTGCCTACAAAAATTGCAAGGCTATTAGAATCAACGAAAGAGTGAACAATAAgctatttcatttttcaaataaaaatccAGTAAACAATCTATTGCCGATTTTTAACCCAATTAGCAGAAGAAAGCCGTTCCAAGGCATAGACACAGACTGCAACGCTAATCAAGCTCATGCATAACAAATTATTACCCAACCAAAGAAAAAGGACAATCTTAATTTTCtaaatgttaattaaatagatgtTCCAGGGTATTTACAAGCCAAGTTTAATTGAACTTTCTCATTTTCACTTGTTTTTGAAGACAAAAATATCAGGAAGGTGTTAAGAATGCTGGTTGAATATCATCAGTATCCTTCTTAATAGTTATATGTGGTGCACAATGTTAGACAGAAGAACCGAGTCAAactatttggaaattacttCCTGCATAaccttttatatttttcttttgcttttaaCTTCTAAGTAAGGTTACTCCTTTTCTATCAGAAAGGTGAACATAAACCAATTGATATGTAAACACAACCAACGAGAAGCATCTAAAACACACAGGAGACTACGGTTTTATGGGACCAAATGCATAGCAaaagtaaatgaaaaaagtcatcAACATGTTTAGCCCTTACCATGTCCTTCCAAGGTACATAAAAATCGGACACTGCAGCAGCAAGATAAAACATACAATGCCGACCACGATTATTCATTGATATTGCAATCATTTGTAAAATCTGCAAACAATATCAGAAATTTATCAATGTAGAAGACAGGAAAACATTCTGTTAGAATAGTCTGCCACACAAGAGAAAACAGGTAAAAAGGAGGAGTAAAGAACTTGTGTCATTATCTGAAAACTGAATAGCTGAACTGAGAATCAGCGGCTTAGAGCACAtcatctattaaaaaaaattaggagtTGATTAAAATTAACCTGAAGATATTCAAATGTGGTTGTAAAAGGAAGCTTTAACAAGTGACCTCCTGCCACAGCCTGCAATAGATGTATAAAAGGAATATGACTGCGGTTATATTAACCTTAATTTTCCGGGTACATCATATAATCCAAGACACTAATATAATAAGTTTTAATAGTTCATACAGCATGATGATCATTAATGGCTCTCTTCACTGCCTCGGAATATGATTGACGCACTGaaatataacataaaaatcGGTCACGCAACTGGAACAATGAGATTCTTAATGTGCTATTTAATTCATATGAATTAATTTTCATGACAATTTAATGCTGCAATTATCTCCGAAAGAAATATTCCAATATTACCCTACTAACTCGGCACTTTTCTTCCCATCAGTAATAAAAAACACAGAAACATTCTACTAATTTAACGATAATCTCCACAAACCatctttaagaaaaaaattatataaaacaagACATGGTTTAGCAGTGAAAGAGCATGATGTCATCATAAGAAATTGAGCCACATATTTCAAGCTACTGATAATAGCAATATCATAGAACAAGCATTTGTGATAAAAAATGACTCTCACATCAAAACTAATCTTTTAGAAAGCAATATCATTGATGCATGAAGAGATTTTACTCGAAGCAAATAGAAATTATTGACTGACCTTGAACATCTAAGCCATCAGTGGAGTCGAAACACTCAAGAAGTGGATCTTCAGGAAGAAATCGGCAATATGGCTGGCAACTTCccctaaattataaaaaaataatttatcctcAACGCATATTAGATCTCGATTTCATTTCTGACAATACATCTTAAACTTTGTGTAGGATACATTAGCACATGTCTACGCTCTGCAATCAACATATCATAGGACCTAATGACAATATTGTAAAATCTCGAAAAGATAGAAAGCAACCTCCTATGTAAGAATATCACTGCATATCCAGCCTTGACAAAGTACctgcaataatttatttttaaaaaaaatccaatccaTCTGCAGCTGAAAAGCAAATCAAAAGAACAACTCTCTATCTCATAAGTAATGAAGCACTTACTCAGTAGATGTGGCTCCTCTATGGCCTGAACTGAAATTATCAATATAACGAACGCATCGCTGTTCCAAGGGAACTGTGGTGCCACCAGATGTCACACACACAATTCTTCTAGCTCGTCCATCATCTACATTTACACCATCAGAACATCAAACCCATTTGAATTGACTACTTATAAAATCATATCACTTTTTACATGAATTCATTTATTCCAAAATGCcttttttttaatactaattcGAAAGCATTGGAACTGATCAACTGTGAACTTCAAACTGAGTAGAATTCTAGCATCTTTAGACATGGCCATATGATATAGAAGCAAAATGCTAGGTGATGATTACCTGGTGGTGAAGAATTGAGCTGAATGAAATTCTTCAATTTGTTGGAAATAGCAGCACTGTCTTTCAAAGGAGGAGCTGAGTCAAAAAAAGATTTGATTTCAGCTTCCAGATTGCTTTCAATTACTGACCCATTTGATGAATCCAtttcaaaaccctaaaacattTCCAAATTTGAAACCAACTCAAGAGGTTCAAAAATTTACTATAATTTACTTTATGATTTTTGGGGAAATTTTTATCTAGACCCGATCCATGAATTTTTCATACacctatccaatgaggtgttagaaaatcaaacacaattttctctttcttttcattattttctctttattctcatttctctaacacctAATTGGATGggttcataaatttttcataaaccGGGTTTAGGTAAGAACTTTTCATGGTTTTTGTTAGGATGATGGATTTTAAAGATTGCGATTTGTcatctatatatattttttatttttttgataattgaaaagGAGTG
This region of Mercurialis annua linkage group LG1-X, ddMerAnnu1.2, whole genome shotgun sequence genomic DNA includes:
- the LOC126687731 gene encoding uncharacterized protein LOC126687731 produces the protein MSNLRTIIRPHTVFTSFMCCSSRCHQSRCRVRVSLRNHRDYKTTPLSFSPWLNGNSNNNSDTPWFRASQRRTAVRAAKNWTDQKSPYDTLELERGADEEQIKVAYRRLAKFYHPDVYDGRGTLEEGETSEARFIKIQAAYELLMDDDKRRQYDMDHRVNPMKASQAWMEWLIKKRKAFDQRGDMAIAAWAEQQQLEMNLRVRRLTRSKVDPEEERKLLAKERKASMEYFNSTLKRHTLVLKKRDLMRKKAEEDKKKIITQLLAAEGLELDNDDEETM
- the LOC126666159 gene encoding phosphopantothenate--cysteine ligase 2-like — protein: MDSSNGSVIESNLEAEIKSFFDSAPPLKDSAAISNKLKNFIQLNSSPPDDGRARRIVCVTSGGTTVPLEQRCVRYIDNFSSGHRGATSTEYFVKAGYAVIFLHRRGSCQPYCRFLPEDPLLECFDSTDGLDVQVRQSYSEAVKRAINDHHAAVAGGHLLKLPFTTTFEYLQILQMIAISMNNRGRHCMFYLAAAVSDFYVPWKDMAEHKIQSASGPLDMRLVQVPKMLLVLRKEWAPLAFCISFKLETDSKILLEKAETALRKYKMHMVVANELMTRKEEVTVVTAEQNIPVRRDKTQPGSDVEKPLIELLIAKHSAYVKDSHM